One segment of Ziziphus jujuba cultivar Dongzao chromosome 12, ASM3175591v1 DNA contains the following:
- the LOC107429215 gene encoding zinc finger protein SHOOT GRAVITROPISM 5, whose product MLDNNTASSAAPSSSDAFASLENGVTNNKRKRRPAGTPDPDAEVVSLSPKTLLESDRYVCEICNQGFQRDQNLQMHRRRHKVPWKLLKRENQEVKKRVFVCPEPSCLHHDPCHALGDLVGIKKHFRRKHSNHKQWVCDKCSKGYAVQSDYKAHLKTCGTRGHSCDCGRVFSRVESFIEHQDTCTIRQVRPELQALQPACSSRTASSTSPSSDANFTIQTPLPGLPMSNKPTTAEPVFLCSSERNSNSNCQPSSSNHLQQQQQQHILELQLLPSSDNLLKNSGDNKNNINNYATHLKLSIGSSCEEEEKNEKHQPTTDHKGNTTITEVSKLQEFANEELKLAMAEKAYAEEARRDAKRHIEMAKLEFANAKRIRQQAQAELEKAQLLKEQASKKISSTILQITCQACKQQFQTSTTAAATAATTPALAMVVGGVSDETSLAMSYMSSATTEGEDI is encoded by the exons aTCCAGATGCAGAAGTTGTGTCTCTATCTCCAAAAACCTTATTGGAATCGGATAGATATGTATGTGAGATCTGCAACCAAGGGTTTCAAAGAGACCAGAACCTTCAGATGCATAGGAGAAGACACAAAGTTCCATGGAAATTGTTGAAAAGGGAAAACCAAGAGGTGAAGAAGAGGGTGTTTGTTTGCCCGGAACCAAGCTGTTTGCACCATGACCCATGTCATGCTCTTGGAGATCTTGTTGGGATAAAAAAGCATTTCAGGAGGAAACATAGCAATCATAAACAGTGGGTTTGTGACAAATGCTCTAAAGGCTATGCTGTTCAATCTGATTACAAAGCTCATCTCAAAACCTGTGGCACCAGAGGACATTCCTGTGACTGTGGCCGTGTATTTTCcag AGTAGAGAGTTTCATAGAGCACCAAGACACTTGCACCATCCGGCAAGTCCGTCCTGAATTACAAGCTCTTCAACCGGCTTGCTCGTCTCGAACGGCTTCGAGTACGAGCCCTTCAAGTGACGCCAATTTCACCATCCAAACTCCATTGCCAGGGCTTCCAATGTCGAATAAACCGACTACGGCTGAGCCCGTGTTTCTTTGCTCGTCGGAGAGGAATAGTAATAGTAATTGTCAACCTTCTTCTTCCAATCATCttcagcaacaacaacaacagcacaTTCTCGAGCTACAGCTACTTCCGTCCTCAGATAACCTTCTGAAAAACTCgggagataataaaaataatattaataattacgcCACGCATTTGAAGCTCTCGATCGGCTCTTCTTgcgaagaggaagaaaaaaatgaaaaacaccaaCCAACAACCGATCACAAAGGAAACACTACCATTACTGAAGTTTCCAAGTTGCAAGAGTTTGCTAACGAAGAGCTGAAGCTGGCTATGGCAGAGAAAGCATACGCGGAAGAAGCTAGACGCGACGCCAAGCGGCATATAGAGATGGCGAAGCTTGAATTTGCAAATGCTAAGAGAATCAGACAGCAAGCTCAGGCTGAACTAGAAAAGGCTCAGCTCCTGAAAGAGCAAGCTTCGAAGAAGATAAGCTCTACCATTTTGCAGATCACTTGCCAAGCTTGCAAGCAACAGTTTCAAACTTCGACGACGGCGGCGGCGACGGCGGCGACGACGCCGGCATTGGCTATGGTGGTTGGTGGTGTTTCTGATGAGACTTCTTTGGCTATGAGCTACATGTCATCAGCTACTACAGAAGGTGAAGATATATAA